In Torulaspora delbrueckii CBS 1146 chromosome 1, complete genome, one genomic interval encodes:
- the MCT1 gene encoding [acyl-carrier-protein] S-malonyltransferase (similar to Saccharomyces cerevisiae MCT1 (YOR221C); ancestral locus Anc_8.643), producing MRLITFPGQGTPIAIPVLKSVIRNKSKEFQNVLERNGKGSDDLLQYVLQNPSSPGSIAVCSKLYYDLYRSSVREDSGQEILLGHSLGELTCLSANSLFSLRDLFDIANYRNELMVRCTEKYLHAHRISRSSLFEMWALSSPRATDLPQEVKQLLSSLPIQTVSIANANSVKQCVVTGLVEDLESLRTELHLRFPLLRITELTNPFNIPFHNSAVLGPAHGQLYEYIWQILKKNHTNTFTELESPIIANLDGQISTLVHHALERFVKCSSNTVQFTMCYNTINEDLKGQLEESVSMGPGAVIYNLIRRNCPDLKNYEYSSLTTIEKYNDDHEIKT from the coding sequence ATGCGATTAATAACGTTCCCTGGACAGGGTACACCTATTGCTATACCAGTGTTGAAGTCTGTGATCAGAAATAAATCCAAGGAATTTCAAAATGTGCTCGAAAGGAACGGTAAAGGATCTGATGATTTGTTGCAATACGTGTTGCAGAACCCATCGAGCCCCGGTAGCATAGCAGTGTGTTCGAAATTGTACTATGACTTGTACAGGTCAAGTGTGCGAGAAGATTCAGGACAGGAGATCTTGTTGGGACACTCTTTAGGGGAATTGACCTGTTTGAGTGCCAACTCGCTGTTCTCATTGAGGGATCTTTTTGACATTGCCAACTATAGAAATGAGCTGATGGTTAGGTGTACGGAGAAGTACCTACATGCGCATAGGATTAGTCGGTCGTCGCTCTTTGAGATGTGGGCTCTGTCGTCTCCACGAGCCACTGACTTACCTCAGGAGGTCAAACAACTACTCTCGTCTTTGCCGATCCAAACTGTTTCCATTGCGAATGCTAATTCTGTGAAGCAGTGTGTCGTGACGGGGCTCGTGGAAGACCTGGAGTCACTTAGAACAGAATTGCATTTGCGGTTTCCGTTACTCAGAATTACAGAATTGACAAACCCTTTCAATATTCCGTTCCACAACAGTGCTGTGTTGGGGCCTGCTCATGGGCAATTGTACGAATATATTTGGCAGAtactgaagaaaaaccaTACCAATACGTTTACAGAATTGGAGTCACCGATAATAGCCAATCTGGATGGCCAAATCTCTACATTGGTGCACCATGCGCTAGAGCGGTTTGTCAAATGCAGTAGCAATACAGTTCAATTCACCATGTGTTACAATACAATCAATGAGGACTTGAAGGGCCAACTTGAAGAGTCTGTTTCCATGGGACCAGGAGCAGTGATTTACAATTTGATAAGAAGGAACTGCCctgatttgaaaaattacgaatattcttctttaacgacaattgaaaagtatAATGACGACCATGAGATTAAGACGTAA